The genomic segment GGCCCAGGGCCTCCACCAGCGTGCTCTTCCCCACCCCGGTGAGGCCCACCAGGATGACAAGGGAAGTCTCGCGAACGGGGAGCAAACCCTCTTCCTCAAACAGGGCAAAGCGCACGGCCATGACGCCATGCTAACCGGCCTCTGTTAGGATGGGAGGGGTATGAAGCGGACCCTAGCTCTTCTAGCCCTGCTCCTAGGCTTCTCCCTGGCACAGGCCCCGGCCTACCCGGAAAACGCCCTGGGCCTCGGCTACGCCCCCGAGCGGGGGGTCTACCTGCAAGGAAGCCTCCTTCTGCCCTTCAGCCCTCTGGGCATCGACACCGGCCTGGACGCCCAGGTGCTCCTTTCGCAAAACCCCGAGGTCTACGCCCTCCTCAAGGCCAACCTCTTCCCCGGCCTGGTCCTCATGGACCTCTACACCTCGGTGGGCCTGGGCCTGGACC from the Thermus tengchongensis genome contains:
- a CDS encoding bioflim formation protein, whose protein sequence is MKRTLALLALLLGFSLAQAPAYPENALGLGYAPERGVYLQGSLLLPFSPLGIDTGLDAQVLLSQNPEVYALLKANLFPGLVLMDLYTSVGLGLDLRYPFGVHLGPVVSLEVPGGALSAYGGLGYQSGFHLAWGAGFRLYLEPLALEVSASDRYPFLLSLLYLW